The Streptococcus mitis genome has a segment encoding these proteins:
- a CDS encoding phage tail tip lysozyme, producing MFESDPNQLKQERKRRIKEGSSQNAEKNPKEARLNSKVAFKEAKKNYRLANKDYKLHKGPQATARGLFFKQQRDRAKLEKQIATTLYKRAKKADDSYIPNRIKRRTKQSTRMKARHDVEKTVRDNEILGDWVQARQNIRQFKYQLNASKRATKAAGNLSKYSIKHSYGQLNRSYNFIRGRGYTRTPREFSWEGKLSKKMKQTRNRIARSKFGKVSRGTGKVLKVATKPLRSILSNPLAVKSYFLMFFIFAVLGIFMAIFGGGGPVQQNEFDLNKSWLQISKRDREKSNDKVDYWTNIDDMLFFMNFRYGSEWKPESNWNEGTGGEWAGTLGFNHYSDALNDLWNHLNDNPHNLKKMADLYGSSSDLKWAKLSDSELEEYKELEELTKEVGRYPSYQELANPFYQEDDPSYQAPLVILKRFGYTSKSEIYEKTQLKASTGQAIRAPLEGKVSVTDDTTVSIKTDKAIFTYEEVGNIRVSDGDQVKVGDEVGKVTSNGYQVIQYQKLEEKETKDKKEKWTSVNPGFYFQSVIYNQTTSVITTLDGDLGQKSRAIKDYLKQKVPGLTDNGLAAMLGNFATESNINPKRAEGDYLSPPVGADSSSWDDESWLSIGGPAIYDGGYPNILHRGLGLGQWTDTADGSTRHTLLLNYAKSKDKKWYDLELQLDFMLEGDTPYYITELTSILTSTEDVETLTERFLVNWEGNSGDKVLERQNNAKQIHAFLTQQVRGGGALASSWNFPEEYKSKVEHPPTQASMTTQQGSGYEVGQCTWYAYNRLVELGTITDLSGAYGYLGNGQDWVASLVAKGWRYSTTPTKGAVVSVVGGFGGTPDVYGHVAIVEAVNPDGSFLVSECNIQGVQDKVHFSVLYPAYYYTFATPN from the coding sequence TTGTTTGAAAGTGATCCCAATCAATTAAAACAGGAGCGTAAGCGGAGAATCAAAGAAGGATCCTCCCAGAATGCAGAAAAAAATCCTAAAGAAGCACGTTTAAACTCAAAAGTTGCATTTAAAGAAGCTAAGAAGAATTATCGCTTAGCGAACAAAGATTATAAACTACACAAAGGACCTCAAGCAACAGCTAGAGGTCTTTTCTTTAAGCAACAACGTGATCGAGCAAAGTTGGAAAAACAAATTGCAACAACGCTCTATAAACGAGCTAAAAAAGCTGATGACAGCTATATTCCCAATCGTATAAAGAGACGAACAAAACAAAGCACTCGAATGAAAGCGAGACACGACGTTGAGAAGACAGTCAGAGATAATGAGATTCTTGGAGACTGGGTTCAGGCGAGGCAGAATATACGTCAGTTCAAGTATCAGTTAAACGCATCTAAAAGAGCAACGAAGGCTGCAGGAAATCTGTCTAAGTACTCTATCAAGCACAGCTATGGACAGCTCAATAGAAGCTATAATTTCATCAGAGGGCGAGGGTATACTCGAACACCTAGAGAGTTCTCCTGGGAAGGAAAACTCAGCAAAAAGATGAAACAGACTAGGAATCGGATAGCTCGTTCAAAATTTGGGAAGGTATCAAGAGGTACAGGGAAGGTTTTGAAGGTTGCGACAAAGCCTCTACGTTCCATCCTATCCAATCCATTAGCAGTTAAGTCCTATTTCTTGATGTTCTTCATCTTTGCTGTTTTAGGGATATTTATGGCCATATTTGGAGGCGGTGGTCCTGTCCAACAAAATGAATTTGACCTGAATAAGTCCTGGCTTCAGATCAGTAAACGAGATCGAGAGAAGTCAAATGATAAGGTTGACTATTGGACGAACATCGATGATATGCTCTTTTTCATGAATTTTCGCTACGGTAGTGAGTGGAAACCAGAAAGTAACTGGAATGAGGGAACTGGTGGAGAATGGGCTGGGACGTTAGGTTTCAATCACTATTCGGATGCCTTGAATGACCTTTGGAATCATTTGAATGATAATCCTCATAATTTGAAAAAGATGGCTGATTTATATGGTTCCTCGTCAGATCTCAAGTGGGCTAAGTTGAGTGATAGCGAGTTAGAAGAGTATAAAGAGCTAGAGGAGTTGACTAAAGAGGTTGGTCGGTACCCCTCTTATCAAGAACTAGCTAACCCCTTTTACCAGGAGGACGACCCTTCTTATCAAGCTCCTCTAGTTATCCTGAAGCGGTTTGGTTATACCTCTAAGAGTGAAATCTATGAGAAAACACAACTAAAAGCTTCAACAGGGCAAGCTATAAGAGCTCCTCTTGAGGGTAAAGTCAGTGTGACAGATGATACGACTGTATCCATCAAAACAGATAAAGCCATCTTTACTTATGAAGAGGTAGGAAATATCCGTGTTTCTGATGGTGATCAGGTCAAAGTTGGAGACGAGGTTGGGAAGGTAACGTCAAATGGTTACCAGGTCATCCAGTATCAAAAATTGGAGGAAAAAGAGACAAAGGATAAGAAAGAAAAGTGGACATCAGTCAATCCGGGCTTTTACTTTCAATCTGTCATCTACAATCAGACAACCTCAGTCATTACTACACTTGACGGTGATTTGGGGCAAAAATCACGAGCAATAAAAGACTACTTGAAGCAAAAGGTACCAGGGCTAACAGATAATGGTTTGGCAGCCATGCTTGGGAACTTTGCGACTGAAAGCAATATCAATCCTAAACGTGCTGAAGGAGATTATCTTAGCCCACCAGTAGGGGCTGATTCTTCTTCCTGGGATGATGAGTCCTGGTTATCTATAGGGGGACCTGCTATCTATGATGGTGGGTATCCAAATATTCTTCATCGAGGTTTAGGATTAGGTCAGTGGACAGATACAGCAGATGGTTCTACTAGGCATACTCTATTATTGAATTATGCAAAATCAAAAGATAAAAAGTGGTACGATTTAGAACTGCAGTTAGATTTTATGTTGGAGGGGGATACTCCTTACTATATCACTGAATTGACATCGATTCTAACTAGCACAGAAGACGTGGAGACACTTACAGAGCGGTTCCTGGTTAACTGGGAAGGGAACTCTGGAGACAAGGTCCTAGAGCGCCAAAATAACGCTAAGCAGATCCACGCTTTTCTTACTCAACAAGTTCGAGGAGGTGGAGCGTTAGCGTCTTCCTGGAATTTCCCTGAAGAGTATAAGTCAAAAGTGGAACACCCTCCAACACAGGCTTCTATGACTACACAACAAGGAAGCGGTTATGAAGTGGGACAATGTACTTGGTATGCCTATAATCGTTTAGTTGAACTAGGAACGATTACAGACTTATCAGGAGCTTATGGTTACCTTGGTAATGGTCAGGATTGGGTGGCAAGCCTAGTCGCAAAAGGATGGCGGTATAGTACAACTCCAACAAAAGGAGCTGTTGTATCAGTAGTAGGTGGATTTGGTGGGACACCAGATGTATACGGCCATGTTGCGATTGTGGAAGCTGTGAATCCAGACGGTTCATTCCTCGTTTCAGAATGTAATATCCAAGGAGTACAGGATAAGGTACATTTTTCTGTCCTATATCCAGCTTACTACTATACATTTGCGACACCGAATTAA